The following proteins come from a genomic window of Candidatus Kryptonium sp.:
- a CDS encoding (2Fe-2S)-binding protein, with protein sequence MPIVKFEREGRSIEVPKGSNLRKVALKAGINVYKGINQVLNCQGHGLCGTCRVEIIQGDKNVNSKTPKEEWVLKGKFLIAHKVKPNLRLSCQVKVEDDIVVLTMPDYEIDKEETMERVKTFVVATFFALLFLAGLGLIVFDFLGKF encoded by the coding sequence TTGCCCATCGTCAAATTTGAACGCGAGGGTAGAAGCATTGAAGTTCCGAAAGGTTCAAATTTAAGAAAGGTAGCTTTAAAAGCAGGAATCAATGTTTACAAAGGAATCAATCAAGTTTTAAACTGTCAAGGACATGGGCTTTGTGGAACTTGTAGAGTTGAAATAATCCAAGGTGATAAAAATGTTAACTCAAAAACTCCGAAAGAGGAATGGGTATTGAAGGGAAAATTTTTAATTGCCCACAAAGTTAAACCAAATCTTCGCCTTTCCTGCCAAGTTAAAGTTGAGGATGACATAGTCGTCCTCACAATGCCAGATTATGAAATTGACAAAGAGGAAACAATGGAAAGAGTTAAAACTTTTGTTGTAGCGACATTTTTTGCTTTGCTCTTCCTTGCCGGGCTTGGGCTTATAGTGTTTGATTTTCTCGGGAAATTCTAA